Within Ignavibacteria bacterium, the genomic segment ATTGAATTGAAAATTTGGACATTATTTCCATTGTAATTATTTACAAACAATTTTCCGCTTGCATAAACTACATCGGGACCATCACCATTTTTGTAATAAGGATTTGTAACTACAAGGTTCGGTCTTTGTGCTGAAGAAACTGGAATTGTGTTCCAAAAGTAAATCGATGACATTCCACCGGCAACGAGTTTCCCATCCGGAAGTTTTACGCCTTTTATCCAGACTTCATTCTCGTTAAAGAAATCATAAGTCTGATTTTGTAGAGTTGGAAAAGAATTCCAAAAGAAAGTTCCGGGTTTATCGCCGTTAACTTTTGCGTTGTGATCTCCAACAAAGAAAAAAGTATTTCCATCAGTTGAAATATTTCTTGGTGTGCCAAAGTTTGAATTCGTAATGGTATAATCGGGTAATTGATTATTGCTCGTCGGGATTGAATTCCAAAATAAAATTGAACTTCCGTGAGTTGCTACAACAGCAAGTCGAGTTCCGTCTGTCCAAACTCCCCAGGGCCAGCCGTATCTTATAGGAATTCCCGGTGGAGAAATTGCTGGAAGATAAATCTCGCAGTCGGCAGCTTGTCCATTTTGATTTGGAAACGTTCTCCAAATTAGAACCCTATCATTATCTGTGTCTGCAATTGTAACCACGCCATTTTGTGCAACCGAAACATTCCCAGGAAAATTTAATTCACTTTTTGATGAACCGGAATTATTCGATGTTAAACTATTTTGTCCAAGAACAAGATTCGGCATTGTATTCCATGAAGTTGGAAGGGAATTCCAAATCAAAACTCTATTATTAAAACGATCGCACAGTAAAAATCGAGTTCCATCGCTTGCAATACCGCTGGGATGATTAAAATATAAAGCGCCACCCGTATTATTAAATCCTACACCCGATAGCATAAGATCGGCATTTTGTCCGTTCACAAACCAACTTTGTGAAAGGACTAACCTTGTAAAGAAGAAAATAATAGCAAGTGTTTTCATCTTAATAAAATCATCTTCTTTGTTTCGGAAAAATCTCCTGCGATCATTCTATAAAAATAAATTCCGCTTGGTAATTGATTCGTCGCTGGCGAATTATGAATTGAGAATTGATAATTATATGTGTTGTTAGATTTTTCTTCATCGACGAGCGTTGCTATTTCTCTTCCAAGTACATCGAGAATATTTAATTTTACATAGTATGATTTTGGAATGTGAAATTTAATATTTGTCATCGGATTGAACGGATTCGGATAATTTTGATAAAGTTTGAAATCATTAATTCTGTTTTCTTCTATCGAACCTGTCGAGCCTGTTACCATCAAAGGTTGAATCCATCCTCTTTGTCCGGACGAATTGCCTATTTCAGCTCTAACGTATTTTTCAGTTCCGATTACTGTATAAGAAGCTTCGTTACTTGAAACCGTCGATAAAGTATTCCCGTCTTTGCCGATGAACTTAATTGAATTACCATTTTGGCTTTTTAAATATATTCTGTTCGAAGAATAAAAAATCGAGTCAAGTATTATTCCCGTACTGCAATAAAAATCTCCGTTTCGAATTGCTTTTACCAAAGTATCTTTATTATTTGATGAAGAATAAACCATTATCCAAGCTTTAGCTTGATGACTTTCGCGGTGCGAATCATCCGCAGCAACTCCGTAAATTAGTCTTCCGGTAGAAAGCACGCTATCCCATACTGAAATATCCGTATGTCCCGGTTGATTTATTGTTACACCATTGTAGATCTCAACATGCATTAAGCGACTTTGCATATTTTCTATTACTTGTTTTGCGGTAATTGGAATCTGGTCATATCTCGGATGATTTAAAAACGGGACAGCATTTTGATTATATATTAAATCTATTAGCTGTTGATGAGTAAGATTCGCTCCGCTAACTCTGCTCTTCAAATCAAGTGCAGTAAAATGTCCCCACAAACCGCCTCCTGAAATTCCTGCTTCCTCGCCATTTATTACTGTAAAATCCGGAGTTGAAAGAGGGGCAGCATTGAACCAGGCGCCATGATCTGTAAAAACTAAAAAATCATAACCTCTCGCTTTATATTGCGAAACCACTTTCGATGCTGTATATGAGG encodes:
- a CDS encoding T9SS type A sorting domain-containing protein, with translation MKFLSNILVLLILISNFSFAQKKYFKGNTHTHCYPYSGDITDTSYTASKVVSQYKARGYDFLVFTDHGAWFNAAPLSTPDFTVINGEEAGISGGGLWGHFTALDLKSRVSGANLTHQQLIDLIYNQNAVPFLNHPRYDQIPITAKQVIENMQSRLMHVEIYNGVTINQPGHTDISVWDSVLSTGRLIYGVAADDSHRESHQAKAWIMVYSSSNNKDTLVKAIRNGDFYCSTGIILDSIFYSSNRIYLKSQNGNSIKFIGKDGNTLSTVSSNEASYTVIGTEKYVRAEIGNSSGQRGWIQPLMVTGSTGSIEENRINDFKLYQNYPNPFNPMTNIKFHIPKSYYVKLNILDVLGREIATLVDEEKSNNTYNYQFSIHNSPATNQLPSGIYFYRMIAGDFSETKKMILLR